A window of Metabacillus sp. B2-18 contains these coding sequences:
- a CDS encoding acyltransferase family protein: protein MKNRVSYFDNAKFLLIFLVVFGHVIRPFIDESPIMLTIYKFVYTFHMPAFILISGYFAKGFKKKGYVSKIAKKLIIPYLIFQGIYSVYYFFVEKQNANVLDPLDPHWSLWFLVSLFFWNLFLFGATKLSARWSLAIAFVIGLSVGYLEDISNYLSLSRTFVFFPLFLIGFYLKREHFDYITKAHVRGIAFFLLSITFITYFFADFDYEWLFGSKSYAQFGDLSIGSAFIRLGFYCLTLVTSLSFLALIPTKQTFFTEWGTRTFYVYLLHGFIIQYMRNTDAVDWMGDFQSIVLLTTLSILLTSILSTKIIKELTSPFIEIKPSGIHYYLKSLSLNK, encoded by the coding sequence ATGAAAAATCGTGTTAGCTATTTTGATAATGCAAAGTTTTTATTAATTTTTTTAGTTGTCTTTGGTCATGTTATCCGGCCATTTATAGATGAAAGTCCAATTATGTTGACCATTTATAAATTTGTCTATACCTTCCATATGCCTGCCTTTATCCTTATCTCAGGGTATTTCGCAAAAGGGTTTAAGAAAAAAGGATATGTAAGCAAAATCGCTAAAAAGCTAATAATACCTTATCTAATTTTTCAGGGAATCTATTCTGTTTATTATTTTTTTGTTGAGAAACAGAATGCAAATGTGCTTGATCCACTAGATCCGCACTGGTCTTTATGGTTTTTAGTTAGTTTATTTTTCTGGAATCTGTTTTTATTTGGAGCAACGAAGCTTTCCGCCAGATGGTCGCTTGCGATTGCCTTTGTTATTGGACTTTCAGTTGGGTATTTAGAAGATATAAGCAATTACTTAAGTCTATCTAGAACATTTGTATTCTTCCCCTTATTCTTAATTGGCTTTTACCTTAAAAGAGAGCATTTTGATTATATAACAAAGGCACATGTTAGAGGAATCGCATTCTTCCTATTATCTATCACCTTTATTACTTATTTCTTTGCTGATTTTGATTATGAATGGCTATTTGGTTCAAAGTCATATGCACAATTCGGTGATTTATCAATAGGCAGTGCATTTATACGACTAGGATTTTACTGTTTAACACTTGTAACTTCTCTTAGCTTTTTGGCATTGATTCCTACGAAACAGACCTTTTTCACGGAATGGGGCACTAGAACGTTCTATGTTTATTTGTTACATGGTTTTATCATTCAATACATGAGAAACACCGATGCAGTAGATTGGATGGGAGATTTTCAAAGTATTGTTCTGCTAACAACATTATCAATTCTCCTTACATCCATTTTGTCAACTAAGATAATAAAAGAATTAACTAGTCCTTTTATAGAAATAAAGCCTTCAGGTATTCACTATTACTTAAAGAGCCTGTCACTTAACAAATAA
- a CDS encoding B12-binding domain-containing radical SAM protein → MKTVLSTLNAKYIHTSLSIRYLKAYAQPEYEVELAEYTIKDPAMNIVTDLHAKKPEVIGFSCYIWNIEETIKVIKMLKKINPSLIIVLGGPEVTYDTKEWMDKIPEVDFIIIGEGEQSFKQLLDELSGDQNFENVSGIAYREESKVQIKPQRNKLDLKVLPSPFRFEEDLQHLSKRVTYIETSRGCPFSCQFCLSSIEVGVRYFDREKVKEDIRFLMENGAKTIKFVDRTFNISRSYAMEMFQFLIDEHKPGTVFQFEITADIMRPEVIQFLNDHALKGLFRFEIGVQSTNDATNELVMRKQNFNKLTRTVTMVKEGGKIDQHLDLIAGLPEENYDSFKKTFNDVFELRPEELQLGFLKMLRGTGLRLRAEHHGYVYMDHSPYEILKNNVLSFEDITKIKQVEDVLEKYWNDHRMDETIEYLVTHLFSTPFDFFQDFGTYWDKKGWTRIGHQLEDLFKHLYDFLGSIKRSDLTIASGFMKFDYLRNQNYKPRKPWWSDTLSKQERSKIYHSVLENPLLLGEEFAKKQFSEKDLFKHTVLETLPFNLDHYLKTGKIKNENSFVIVHYDAIHSKTTVYTVLSSELDTMVS, encoded by the coding sequence ATGAAAACTGTTTTATCAACGCTTAATGCTAAGTATATTCATACAAGCCTATCAATCCGTTACTTAAAAGCCTATGCACAACCTGAATACGAAGTTGAACTGGCAGAATACACAATAAAAGATCCTGCCATGAATATCGTAACAGATTTACACGCTAAAAAGCCTGAAGTTATCGGTTTTAGCTGTTATATATGGAATATTGAAGAAACAATAAAAGTGATTAAAATGCTTAAGAAAATCAATCCTTCTTTAATTATTGTTTTAGGTGGCCCTGAGGTTACTTACGATACTAAAGAATGGATGGATAAAATCCCAGAGGTTGATTTCATTATCATTGGTGAGGGAGAGCAATCATTCAAACAGCTACTGGATGAATTGAGTGGGGATCAAAACTTTGAAAATGTAAGTGGGATAGCTTACCGTGAGGAAAGCAAGGTGCAGATTAAACCGCAACGTAATAAACTTGACCTAAAGGTTCTACCTTCTCCATTTCGTTTTGAAGAAGATCTACAACACCTTTCAAAACGCGTAACATATATCGAAACTAGTCGTGGTTGTCCATTTAGCTGCCAATTTTGCCTCTCCTCCATTGAAGTTGGAGTTCGTTATTTTGATCGTGAAAAAGTGAAAGAAGATATTCGCTTTCTTATGGAGAATGGTGCCAAAACAATAAAATTTGTTGATCGTACCTTCAATATAAGTCGTAGCTATGCAATGGAAATGTTTCAATTTCTTATTGATGAGCATAAACCAGGTACTGTTTTTCAGTTTGAGATTACAGCAGACATCATGAGACCAGAAGTAATTCAATTCTTGAATGATCATGCTCTAAAAGGTTTGTTCCGTTTTGAAATAGGTGTTCAGTCAACAAATGATGCTACAAACGAACTTGTTATGAGAAAGCAAAACTTTAATAAGCTAACGAGAACTGTGACAATGGTAAAAGAAGGCGGAAAAATTGATCAGCATCTTGATTTAATCGCTGGTCTGCCTGAGGAAAATTATGATTCCTTTAAGAAAACATTTAATGATGTATTTGAACTTCGTCCTGAAGAGCTTCAACTTGGTTTCTTAAAAATGCTTAGAGGCACAGGATTACGACTTCGAGCTGAACATCATGGATATGTATATATGGATCATTCTCCTTATGAAATTCTTAAAAACAATGTTCTTTCCTTTGAAGATATTACGAAAATTAAACAAGTTGAAGATGTATTGGAAAAATACTGGAATGACCATCGAATGGATGAAACAATTGAATATTTAGTAACACATCTTTTCTCAACACCATTTGACTTCTTTCAAGATTTCGGAACATATTGGGATAAAAAAGGATGGACAAGAATTGGTCATCAACTTGAAGATTTATTCAAACACTTATATGATTTCCTCGGAAGCATTAAGAGAAGCGATTTAACAATTGCCAGCGGTTTTATGAAGTTTGATTATTTACGGAACCAAAATTATAAACCTCGTAAGCCATGGTGGAGTGACACATTATCAAAGCAAGAAAGAAGTAAGATTTATCACTCAGTACTAGAAAACCCTCTTCTATTAGGAGAAGAATTTGCTAAAAAACAGTTCTCTGAAAAGGATTTATTTAAGCATACTGTACTAGAAACTTTGCCGTTTAATTTAGATCATTACTTGAAGACGGGTAAAATTAAAAATGAAAACTCTTTTGTAATTGTTCATTATGATGCTATTCATTCTAAAACAACTGTTTATACAGTACTTTCAAGTGAGCTTGATACAATGGTTAGCTAA